A DNA window from Brassica napus cultivar Da-Ae chromosome C1, Da-Ae, whole genome shotgun sequence contains the following coding sequences:
- the LOC106376643 gene encoding bromodomain-containing protein 2: protein MKRKGGHKKGNKSKKSTEAETLNESVENSDSEQSSAECEKSKREVDAPDNSPSVDPVKSVGRVKVKLKTSKAPEPDVPLTSPQAESEKPVEKKEDPVPPRLPERKPVLNVYRKMKGIKIKSWKAVDGSSSVSEKTAVDTALKPQEAVVLDKETKTPDETSQVKKLQPESAPVSSQKKTDQISPYNKQELEDSLTVVKKIMKMEAADPFNFPVDPEALGIPDYFDIIKTPMDFGTVCSNLEKGNIYMNSEDVYKDVQYIWNNCSKYNKKGDYIVDLMKRVKKNFMKYWAAAGLYTEQSAENAQVEDGGNASSKGSQSKQKSQKRHGRHHKSDCMCAVCILKRRKRERHCSQGKGNSGAVEESSPVRSPSVDNSSINMREEQDMDVDVDNKTGQGKAEIVELDSPVAKRQRVGEYKKQNVEEEETLEVETETKTKPTVEDKTQSIDRSTEETGNDPVTSAAEKLAVLASVEGPKSTQNEEEDKAKRLREQKELQELERKQWRAKMHEKFQLRNPQLLNLCETIFPKSNNQSSVWNGPHSLFKRPEGSNRTSSLHKAVDALMRSSS, encoded by the exons ATGAAGCGTAAGGGAGGACATAAGAAAGGGAACAAGTCTAAAAAGTCCACTGAAGCAGAGACTTTGAATGAGTCAGTTGAAAACAGTGACTCTGAGCAAAGTTCGGCTGAGTGTGAGAAGAGTAAAAGGGAGGTTGATGCACCTGACAATTCACCTAGTGTAGATCCGGTTAAGTCTGTGGGGCGTGTTAAGGTTAAACTGAAGACCTCGAAAGCACCTGAACCTGATGTTCCCTTGACTAGTCCTCAAGCTGAGTCTGAGAAACCTGTTGAGAAAAAAGAGGATCCTGTTCCTCCTCGTTTGCCTGAGCGAAAACCAGTTCTCAACGTTTATAGGAAGATGAAAGGTATTAAGATCAAGTCCTGGAAGGCGGTTGATGGATCTAGCTCTGTTTCTGAGAAGACTGCTGTTGATACTGCCCTGAAGCCCCAAGAGGCAGTTGTACTTGATAAGGAGACGAAGACGCCTGATGAGACTTCTCAAGTCAAGAAGCTTCAACCAGAAAGTGCACCCGTTTCTTCTCAGAAGAAAACTGATCAAATTTCGCCATACAATAAGCAAGAACTGGAAGATTCTCTTACG GTGGTCAAGAAGATTATGAAGATGGAAGCTGCTGATCCCTTTAATTTTCCTGTGGACCCAGAAGCTCTTGGCATTCCT GACTATTTCGATATTATCAAGACACCTATGGATTTTGGAACAGTATGCAGTAATCTTGAAAAAGGCAACATATACATGAATTCTGAGGATGTTTACAAGGATGTCCAGTACATCTGGAATAACTGTTCCAAGTACAATAAGAAAGGCGATTATATCGTGGACCTGATGAAGCGAGTGAAGAAAAATTTCATGAAGTACTGGGCTGCCGCGGGATTGTATACTGAACAATCTGCAG AGAATGCTCAAGTAGAGGATGGTGGAAATGCATCCTCCAAAGGTAGTCAATCCAAGCAGAAGAGCCAGAAGCGCCATGG AAGGCATCACAAGAGTGATTGCATGTGTGCGGTATGTATTTTGAAGAGACGTAAAAGAGAACGTCATTGTTCTCAAGGAAAAGGAAATTCTGGAGCAGTAGAG GAATCTTCACCTGTGAGAAGTCCGTCTGTGGATAATTCATCTATTAATATGCGTGAGGAGCAGGACATGGATGTTGATGTTGACAACAAAACTGGACAAGGAAAAGCAGAAATCGTGGAACTAGATAGTCCGGTGGCAAAAAGACAAAGAGTTGGtgaatataaaaaacaaaatgtgGAGGAAGAGGAGACCCTTGAGGTGGAAACTGAAACTAAAACTAAACCGACTGTTGAGGATAAGACTCAATCGATTGATAGATCGACAGAAGAGACTGGTAACGATCCCGTGACTAGTGCTGCCGAGAAATTGGCTGTTTTAGCTTCTGTTGAAGGTCCAAAATCAACTCAgaatgaagaggaagacaaGGCAAAACGACTCCGGGAGCAGAAG GAGCTGCAGGAGTTAGAGCGTAAACAATGGAGAGCTAAGATGCATGAGAAGTTCCAACTCAGAAACCCTCAGCTGCTAAATCTTTGCGAGACTATCTTTCCTAAAAGCAACAATCAAAGTTCTGTCTGGAACGGACCTCACTCACTGTTTAAACGTCCAGAAGGCTCAAATCGTACTAGTTCCTTACACAAAGCAGTGGACGCCTTGATGAGAAGTAGTAGTTAA
- the LOC125580959 gene encoding uncharacterized protein LOC125580959 translates to MMGVGLVLCTLCDMKSFDDGCWFSTLSCFLASPLGVTRVLFSCVAFVPLLVWMEYYKNKWLVWLHCGVRNLIEWRLCLSLNQVYISFSFIIYVKSDARYLSEIVVWPGCTRRGGIFLFGYGGIPWDLWCYDYVICSKDWYLAGDGWCYVTVLRWLTWFYFGSKRSTWGQGDGGMLGSWMLGINRGGVFSILGYMDLNGFSALCVWYGFGFQMVSMETLEAGFGRMRFIYKPGVYFDRLHRDVLVYFFIVVNIMSTRIWLFRHYNVIWLISWRDDFLFCTESIWSDVIARFPGGEIFWVVYLKAALFMMQLEKAPGPDGMTVFFYQQSWSIIKREVVNMVNDFLRTGSFDGRLNLTNICLIPKTARPNRMTELRPISLCNVGYKIISKVLCQRLKGLLPNLISETQSAFVSGRLISDNILIAQEMFHGLRTNNSCKEKFLAIKTDMSKAYDRVEWSFLQRLLLKMGFSMEWVALMMQCISSVSYKVLLNGQPKGFIVPEIGLRQADPVSPYLFILCREALIANIRKEERLKRLTGLKIARASPSISHLLSVYSFARRR, encoded by the coding sequence ATGATGGGTGTTGGTTTAGTACTTTGTACTTTGTGTGATATGAAATCCTTTGATGATGGGTGTTGGTTTAGTACTTTGTCTTGCTTCTTGGCTAGTCCTCTGGGTGTTACCAGGGTTTTGTTTTCCTGTGTTGCTTTTGTACCGCTCTTGGTTTGGATGGAGTATTATAAGAATAAATGGTTGGTCTGGTTACATTGTGGTGTCAGGAACCTTATTGAGTGGAGGCTGTGCTTGTCTTTGAATCAGGtatatattagttttagttttattatttatgtaaaatcTGATGCTAGATATCTCTCTGAGATTGTCGTTTGGCCTGGTTGTACACGTAGAGgaggtatttttttatttggctACGGTGGAATTCCTTGGGATCTCTGGTGTTATGACTACGTTATCTGTTCGAAGGATTGGTATCTGGCAGGAGATGGGTGGTGTTATGTTACGGTTCTGAGGTGGTTGACATGGTTCTATTTTGGAAGTAAGAGAAGCACATGGGGACAAGGAGATGGAGGGATGTTGGGATCGTGGATGCTTGGAATCAACAGGGGCGGAGTGTTTTCAATTCTTGGTTATATGGATCTCAATGGTTTTTCTGCTCTTTGTGTCTGGTATGGTTTTGGCTTTCAAATGGTCTCTATGGAGACTTTGGAGGCGGGTTTTGGTAGGATGCGGTTTATTTACAAGCCAGGAGTTTATTTTGATCGTTTGCATAGGGATGTCTTAGTTTATTTCTTTATTGTTGTAAACATTATGTCAACACGTATATGGTTGTTTCGACATTATAATGTTATATGGCTCATTAGTTGGCgagatgattttcttttttgtacGGAGAGCATATGGTCTGATGTCATTGCGAGGTTTCCAGGTGGTGAAATTTTTTGGGTAGTTTATTTGAAGGCGGCTTTATTTATGATGCAGCTGGAAAAAGCACCAGGTCCTGACGGAATGACTGTGTTTTTTTACCAACAGTCTTGGTCGATAATAAAGAGGGAAGTGGTTAATATGGTCAATGATTTTCTTCGAACAGGGAGTTTTGATGGACGGCTGAATTTGACGAATATCTGTCTTATCCCAAAGACAGCGAGACCAAATCGAATGACTGAACTTCGCCCGATAAGTTTGTGTAATGTtgggtataaaattatttcaaaggtGTTATGTCAGAGGTTGAAAGGCCTGCTACCAAATCTTATTTCAGAGACCCAATCGGCATTTGTTTCTGGGAGGTTAATttcggataatattcttattgcgcaggaaatgtttcatgggcTACGCACTAATAATTCGTGTAAGGAAAAATTTTTAGCTATCaagacggatatgagtaaagcgTATGATAGGGTTGAGTGGTCATTTTTACAGCGCCTTCTACTGAAAATGGGTTTTTCTATGGAATGGGTGGCTTTGATGATGCAGTGTATATCATCAGTTAGTTATAAGGTTCTTTTAAATGGACAACCAAAAGGATTTATAGTTCCAGAGATAGGTTTGAGGCAAGCGGATCCAGTATCGCCATATTTATTTATCCTCTGTAGAGAAGCCCTTATCGCTAATATTAGGAAAGAAGAGAGGTTAAAACGTTTAACAGGGCTAAAAATAGCACGTGCAAGTCCATCAATTTCTCATCTTTTATCAGTTTATTCTTTTGCAAGGCGACGATAG